One part of the Neoarius graeffei isolate fNeoGra1 chromosome 2, fNeoGra1.pri, whole genome shotgun sequence genome encodes these proteins:
- the LOC132875969 gene encoding trace amine-associated receptor 4-like — MDDYAPPPLGHFNVVFFELGAAGKGIILVKDTCEFVWLNTLLMNNTDVEILLLCFPHQPDSCLQTARFFVTRVAMYFVTLTAILMTVFGNLLVIITISHFKQLHSPTHFIILSLAFVDFMLGCLVMPFSTVRWVEGCWFLGDMLCQIHSSLDMTLSIASILHLCLVSVDRFMAITDPLGYKMKVTNGNVAVCIAVVWIFSCMFSFGVVFSKINIAGLDEQMLNPCVGNCVLIFNKEWGVIAPLLNFYIPGAIMTCLYLKIFYVARKQARLISDRTAVLTPGETKKQLSDQRERKAAKTLGIVMGVFLLCWLPFFLTLVIDPFLNYSTPLDVFDALIWFGYFNSMFNPLVYGFFYPRFQKAFKIIIVRYLFHLKSSSNLVLQ; from the coding sequence AATTATACTTGTAAAGGACACTTGTGAATTTGTTTGGCTCAACACACTGTTGATGAATAACACTGATGTGGAGATTTTGCTGCTCTGCTTCCCACACCAGCCTGACTCCTGCCTCCAAACGGCACGCTTCTTTGTCACTAGAGTGGCCATGTACTTTGTAACACTAACTGCTATCCTTATGACTGTCTTTGGGAATCTGTTGGTCATCATCACTATTTCCCATTTTAAACAGCTGCATTCGCCGACTCACTTCATCATCCTATCCTTGGCCTTTGTGGACTTCATGTTGGGATGTCTGGTCATGCCTTTCAGTACGGTACGGTGGGTGGAAGGCTGCTGGTTCTTGGGAGATATGTTGTGTCAAATCCATTCCAGTTTAGACATGACACTAAGTATTGCCTCCATCCTGCACCTCTGTTTGGTTTCTGTTGACAGGTTCATGGCCATTACCGATCCTCTGGGTTATAAGATGAAGGTGACAAATGGAAATGTGGCAGTGTGCATCGCTGTCGTTTGGATTTTTTCTTGCATGTtcagctttggggttgtgttttcCAAAATTAACATTGCTGGTTTGGATGAACAAATGTTAAACCCCTGTGTTGGAAACTGTGTTCTGATTTTTAACAAGGAATGGGGTGTTATCGCTCCACTTCTTAACTTTTATATTCCAGGAGCTATAATGACCTGTTTGTACCTTAAAATTTTTTATGTTGCAAGAAAACAGGCAAGATTAATTTCTGATAGAACTGCTGTGCTCACACCTGGTGAGACAAAAAAACAATTATCGGACCAGAGGGAGAGAAAAGCAGCGAAAACTCTGGGTATTGTTATGGGTGTTTTCCTTTTGTGTTGGCTGCCTTTTTTTCTCACCCTTGTTATTGATCCATTTCTCAACTATTCAACCCCTCTTGATGTTTTTGATGCACTGATCTGGTTTGGTTACTTTAATTCCATGTTTAACCCTCTGGTCTATGGATTTTTCTATCCACGTTTTCAGAAGGCATTTAAGATTATCATTGTAAGATACCTTTTTCACTTGAAAAGCTCAAGCAACTTAGTGCTTCAGTGA